From Gemmatimonadota bacterium:
TGGATCCCCCTGGGGGGATACGTGTCCATGGCCGGGGAGCGGCCCGACGCCCAGTCCGAAGACGAAGGCGGCAAGCCGTGGGAGTTCCAGTCCAAGTCCGTGGGGGCCCGCGCCTTCGTCATCGCGGCCGGTCCGGGGGCGAACTTCGTCCTCGCCTTTATCATCTTCTGGTTGTTCTACGCGACCATGGGCGTGATGCTCGTCGATACGACCACCGTTGGCCGGGTGGACGGCGCAAGCCCCTATGCCGCGGCGGGATTGCAGGTCGGCGATGAAATCCTCGAAATCGACCAGGCGGCCGTCGAAACCTGGGAGGATGTCCGGGAACGGCTCGCGACCGGCACGGGGGCGTCCCTGTCCCTGAAGCTGCGCCGGGACGGGCGGGACCGCACGATCCTGGTGCGGTATGGCGACGGCGGAACGGCGGAACGGCTGGGCGGGCTCGACTATTTCCGCGCGTCGGCCGTGAGCACGGTCATCCCGGATTCACCCGCCGAGAAGGCCGGTCTCAGGCCCGGGGACGTGATCACGTCCGTGAACGGCGTTCCGGTCACGCAGTGGTACGAGATGGTCGAGCAGATACGAGTCCGGCCGGGCATGGAGACCACGTTGTCCTGGTCCCGGAACGGCCAGACCCACCAGGTGAGCATCATACCCAATACGGCCCAGGACCTGGACCGTGAGACCGGAGACGTCATCGACATCGGCCAGATCGGCATCACCCAGCAGGACCACATCAAACGCAGTCCGATCGGGATCGTCACCTCCGCGGGACTGGCGGGCACGCAATTGGTGGCCGTCACCTTCACCATCGTCGACTTCGTGGGGAAACTGGTCATGGGGCAGGTGTCCACCGACTCGGTGGGCGGCCCCATCGCCATTGCCCAGATGGCGGGAGACAGCGCCCGGCAGGGTGTGAGCAGCCTCTTCAGTTTCATGGCCTTTCTGAGCATCAACCTCGCCATCCTGAACCTCCTGCCCATACCCGCGCTGGACGGCGGCCAGCTGCTCATCCTGGGCGTCGAGAAGATCATCCGGCGTCCGCTTTCCCTGAAGTACCGGATGGTATGGCAGCAGACGGGAATGGCCCTTCTGCTGGTGCTGATGGTGTTCGTGGTATTCAACGATGTCACCCGGATCTTCAGGTAGTTCCACGGCGAAGGGAGGAAACATGCCGGTCGGGAGAAGTCTCGGCGCCGCCGGTCGTACCTGGTACGTCCTCGCCGTCACCGTGATGCTGGCCGCCGTCTGTCCCCCGGAGCACGCACTCGGACAGGTGGACCGGGCCAGGGCCCTGGAACATTTCGCGGAGGGCGGCCTTCACGAAGCCAGGAACGATCCGGCCAACGCGATCAAATCCTATTTACAGGCGCTTGAATGCGATTCCACCTCGGCGGAAATCCACACCGCCCTCGCCCGGGTCTACTACCGCGTGACGGAGCGCGACAAGGCGCAGCAACACGCCAGGACGGCGGTGGAACTCGATTCGACGGCCACGGAGTCCTGGTTCGTGCTGGGCAGGTACCACGCCGAGCTGGGCAGGTACCTGCCGGCCCGGACCGCTTTCGAACGGGTCGTCACACTGGAACCGGGCCACATCGAGGCCCATATCGCCCTTTCCCAGTTAGCGAGCCGGTTGAACGACCCGGACGCCGCGCTGAGGGAACTGGAAACGGTGAGCCGCCTGGCGCCGCGCAATCCCGAATTCCACTTCAAACTGGCCGACGTCTACAAGCAGAGAGGGATGTACGACAAGGCGGTCATCGCGCTGCAGAAGGTGCTCGACGACTATCCCGACTCGATCCCCGCGCGGGTGGGCCTGACGGAGATCT
This genomic window contains:
- the rseP gene encoding RIP metalloprotease RseP gives rise to the protein MLTTVLSAIFVLGLLVFFHELGHFLAAKRMGIRVERFSLGFPPKMIGKKVGDTEYCISWIPLGGYVSMAGERPDAQSEDEGGKPWEFQSKSVGARAFVIAAGPGANFVLAFIIFWLFYATMGVMLVDTTTVGRVDGASPYAAAGLQVGDEILEIDQAAVETWEDVRERLATGTGASLSLKLRRDGRDRTILVRYGDGGTAERLGGLDYFRASAVSTVIPDSPAEKAGLRPGDVITSVNGVPVTQWYEMVEQIRVRPGMETTLSWSRNGQTHQVSIIPNTAQDLDRETGDVIDIGQIGITQQDHIKRSPIGIVTSAGLAGTQLVAVTFTIVDFVGKLVMGQVSTDSVGGPIAIAQMAGDSARQGVSSLFSFMAFLSINLAILNLLPIPALDGGQLLILGVEKIIRRPLSLKYRMVWQQTGMALLLVLMVFVVFNDVTRIFR